tctttttagccaACATCGAGTTTCGTCCTTCAGACTCAAAGACGCCACCAAGCCAGGCCACAGACGTTTCTTGGCTCTGTGGCTTGTGGATCCTCATGAGCGAGTCGTGTCGACTGCCAATGtgccgccgcagcagagaGACTGGTGGACTGATGGCCAGAACGAAGTGCCTGAGAGTCTCATGAcggcggaggaggcgcaGGAGCATCGGCTGAAGCTGATGGATGAGCGATCCACGCATGTGGTCGAGGTGGAGCGCAACCTGCAGAGAGCCATGTATAATTTTTGCGAGCACTAGCTGGTCAGTTGGTTGGTTAGAGTAAAGCGTAGATTGTGCGTGTTTATGATGAATGTAAAAGTAACCAATTTTTGTTCTCGTCTCTTGTTGTCATGGAGCAAACAATGCATACAGTTATTCATATGTAAACATACCGTCCTCGACTTCTGCTGGTTGGCGGGGCATCTATTTCTGGCGCGGGGCAGCTGTGGCTCAGGCGTCGTAGCCGCCGTGGCGCGCCCAGCGTCTGTATCATCGCTCGCATTCGCCACTTTtccagatttttttttttcatttagGCGGGGtgattcatttttttcttcgtgcCTCAGGCCCCCGCCACCGTCTCCCCCTCTGCTAGGGCTCCCGTGGTGGGGTTGCATCAATACTGCGCATTTCTgcttgatctttttttttcttgcgcCTCCTCGTTGATACCCAAACTCGATTCTCCCCAAACCACAACAACCGCCTATCTTCgtccctttttcctcttctccagatcCCACACCACAACCGCAGCCATGGGTTTCACCGATCTCCTCACCGATGCTGGCCTTGCCGGTAAGCGCCGTCGACGCAAAACGCTGGATGAACCAGAAAGTGGCTGACAGAGTGTCCATAGTCCTGAACAGCTGGGTTTCCACCCGCTCCTACATCGTTGGGTATGCTAAATCCCCCTCCGCAGcgacagcgacgacgatTTGCACTTCGATTCTGCCATCGCACATTGCATCCATCGATTTTGTCTTGTTCTTCGCTGCCCTGGTTGAGTCACAATCAGTCGATGGATGCAGCCTAGCCCCTCTTTCATATTTTTTTCCACCCCTCACTTCAGTGCATGCATGAActtcaagaaaaaaaaaaaaaaaaaactctccAAGATGCCCCTCACTAACGTCTACCCCGCCATACTACAGCTTCTCTGCCACCCAGGCCGACGTTGCCGTCTTCAAGGCCCTCAAGGAGGCTCCCGCCGCCGACAAGTACCCCTCTGCCGCTCGTTGGTACAAGCACATTGCCTCTTACGAGGATGAGTTCGCCACCCTCGACGGCGATGCCAGCAAGCCCTACACCGTCTACGGCCCTGAGGTCGCCGAGGTCACCCTGAACCCCGCCAAGGCCCCCGCCgccgaggaggatgatgatgtcgacCTGTTCGGCTctgacgacgaggaggaggatgccgAGGCCGCCCGTGTCCGTGAGGAGCGCCTGGCTGAGTaccgcaagaagaaggagaacaaGCCCAAGGTCGCCGCCAAGTCTGTTGTGACCATGGATGTCAAGCCTTGGGGTACGTTTTATAGCCATCCAAACTGTTTTGCATTTGTCTATGCCGGAGTTGTTTTCCGCATCGTACACTGCAATTCATAcctttttaaactttttgaTGCTAACAATTTTCGATTCTAGATGACGAGACTGATCTGGCCGCTCTGGAGGCTGCCGTCCGTGGCATTGAGAAGGACGGTCTGGTCTGGGGTGCTTCCAAGCTGGTCGCCGTCGGCTTCGGTATCAAGAAGCTGCAGATCAACTTGGTTGTTGAGGACGAGAAGGTCTCCCTGGATGAGCTCCAGGAGGAGATCCAGGAGTTCGAGGACTACGTCCAGTCTTCCGACGTTGTTGCCATGCAGAAGCTGTAAAGCaaatgaaaaaggaaaatacgGGTGTTGCTCTGTTGTGAAACGAAATTTATCATGGGTAATGAATGATTGGGGACAAGAATCTATCAGTGTCTTACATAGTTTGTTATGCGCTGGGTGAGGGACAATCAAAGATGCCCTCTCGCATAGTCACGGATtctaaaaagtaaaaaaaatacgaagCCATAGACAAATATTTCTACTGGGCACAGATTCTTGTTGTGACGTacattgttctttttttgactTGTAGCTGCTAAACGGCTAAAGGCTACGTTTTGGCTGTGTGTTTTAGGCTAACCCAATTCTGTCCTACAACATGTATGTAATGGCCACTATATTGACATGCGTTGCTTGTAGCTTAAATTTTGCATCTCGACTTCAGACAAACTacaaaaaaggcaaaaagagaaaacatacaacagccggtgttcgccagtggtcacccacctgactactaatctgcctctcattggcttgactctgggagagcggacgggatcccgtatattccaatggatatggtcgtatgtgacGATATTGGCTGCTAGAAGCACTTATATACCACCACAACCACAACTGCCCACAACTCCAtacaaaaaagcaaaaaacaaaaacatacaacagccggtgttcgctggTGGTCACCCACccaactactaatctgccggttagtggcttatctatgggggagcagacgggaccccgagttttccactacctatggtcgtatgtatTTACAAGACGAGGAtattttgtttatatatGCTGCATTTGATCTCTTTTAGCCATACATCCCTTTCTCAGGCTATGGACGGTCAATAATTCTAAGCAGACTGAGATTCAAAAGCCCACCAACTTGAATACTGGAATTTTCTGGAGACCTCAAAGGCCATAACGGACCATTCAAAACTTCATTTgcaattatattaaagatgtGCGGTGCAGTTGTATGATAGCAACATCAATTATCTATATAGTCAGCACGCCAGAAATGATCCATAGCACTAGATGGGATCGCTttacgaaaaaaaagagaaagtggAAAAAGATAGCTTTCAGATTTCTTTTCCGCAGCTGTACCTACGGGCTTTGATAGGTCAGTTGCGTGAGAGGATACGGCAGTATCAAGCCACCCTCCACCGAAATGCTAGTCGATTGTACAAGAGGACGCCGACGCATGCTCAGCACTCCCAAGCCAGGAATATACTGCGAATGATGTTGTCGCAGGTCGAGCATGGGCGTCAATCCTGTGCACATATAGAGCCGCCGAATCTGCGATACTAGAGACTATTAAGCACTGTAGTGGCAACATCGATTTCCTTGCTGGAACTTACCGAACGACGACCCCACCGCTTCGACAACTTTCAAGCAGCGCCGCTTATGAAAGGTATGTATTGCTGCGGGCATGTAATGTTGGATGATGGAACCATGCCTTGAAGATATGCCTGAACGTGTTCAAAGTAACAATCCGATCCTCCCTGGAGGACGACTGTATGCTGCATTCGAGAGAAATAGCCCATAAGTAAGCTTAGACTCTTATTTGAGATGGTTTTGTGATTGAAATTTGATAACAACTTACACCAACGGCTTCTTGCAATAAAAGTATCGAGCCGGGAAATCGTGAAGATGTCTTGCGCGCTCTGCGAAGAGGCGAAGTCAATTAGCAACATACTAGATGGTGAAAGAGTTTGGCCGAAACATACGATATCAACGGCGTTATAGGGTCAATGGTATTACTCGCTATCAGGATGGGGAAAGATGTAGGCCTGTCTAGTCCGATTATTTGGTCTgtataagaaaaaagctgGTTAGATTTTGCGTCCCTTACAGATGTTCCTTTACCCTCATTTCGAAGAAGGGTCTTCGAAAATAcacggagaaaaaaaaagaaaaaagagagaaaaagagagagattctCACCTTGAACCACCATGCTGTCAGACAATTGTGGTCGGAATGATCTACATAATATAGAATCCACGAAGATAGGGAAGACATCGCCTATGTACTTGCTCTTGGAGACCGTGTACTCGACGTAGCTCTTGAATTCTTCAATGGAAGTAAGCTTGTTTCTCCGATATGAATCGGCGCATTGGATAACGTGACCGGCATCGAACGTGACGCCTAGCCCGTCAAACT
The Trichoderma asperellum chromosome 7, complete sequence DNA segment above includes these coding regions:
- a CDS encoding uncharacterized protein (antiSMASH:Cluster_7.4); the protein is MGFTDLLTDAGLAVLNSWVSTRSYIVGFSATQADVAVFKALKEAPAADKYPSAARWYKHIASYEDEFATLDGDASKPYTVYGPEVAEVTLNPAKAPAAEEDDDVDLFGSDDEEEDAEAARVREERLAEYRKKKENKPKVAAKSVVTMDVKPWDDETDLAALEAAVRGIEKDGLVWGASKLVAVGFGIKKLQINLVVEDEKVSLDELQEEIQEFEDYVQSSDVVAMQKL